A genomic segment from Poecilia reticulata strain Guanapo linkage group LG3, Guppy_female_1.0+MT, whole genome shotgun sequence encodes:
- the LOC103462255 gene encoding uncharacterized protein F13E9.13, mitochondrial → MKFQSLFGSLKSVVIGMIHAKALPGTPLGCLNMLQIVKEACHEAEVYLEAGIDGLIIENMHDVPYSFNLGPEVSACMTAVCSAVRHVCPTLPLGVQILSSANQQALAVALASGLDFIRAEGFVFSHVADEGLLNACAGDLLRYRKQIGADGVQIFTDIKKKHSSHALTADVTIKETARAAEFFLSDGVVITGAATGDQADPWELTEVSQSVKIPVLIGSGVTYDNVENFLDASGMIIGSHFKHGGHWANAIDPERVKRFMAKIHHLRKQQS, encoded by the exons ATGAAGTTTCAGAGCCTTTTTGGATCCTTAAAATCTGTTGTTATTGGTATGATTCATGCCAAAGCATTGCCAG GTACTCCTCTGGGTTGTTTAAATATGTTGCAGATTGTCAAAGAAGCATGCCATGAGGCAGAGGTCTACCTTGAAGCAGGCATT GATGGCTTGATCATTGAAAACATGCACGATGTCCCCTACTCGTTCAACTTGGGCCCTGAAGTGTCCGCCTGTATGACTGCGGTCTGCTCTGCTGTCAGACATGTCTGCCCCACTCTGCCCCTTGGAGTCCAGATCCTATCTTCTGCTAACCAGCAAGCGCTAGCTGTAGCTTTGGCTTCAG GTCTGGATTTCATCAGAGCAGAgggttttgtcttttctcatGTGGCGGACGAGGGTCTTTTGAATGCCTGTGCCGGGGACCTTTTGAGATATCGCAAGCAGATTGGAGCTGATGGGGTTCAGATCTTTACCGACATCAAGAAGAAGCACAG CTCTCATGCTCTGACAGCTGATGTGACTATAAAGGAGACGGCCCGAGCTGCGGAGTTCTTCCTCTCAGATGGAGTCGTCATCACTGGGGCAGCAACCGGAGATCAGGCTGACCCATGGGAGCTCACAG AGGTCTCCCAGTCTGTGAAAATCCCAGTGCTCATCGGTTCTGGAGTGACATACGACAACGTTGAAAACTTCCTGGATGCCAGTGGAATGATCATTGGATCTCATTTTAAACATGGTGGCCACTGGGCCAATGCAATTGATCCAGAGAGAGTCAAGAGGTTCATGGCAAAAATACATCACCTACGAAAGCAACAGAGCTAG
- the ccne1 gene encoding G1/S-specific cyclin-E1 isoform X2, with protein sequence MRGQQEDKEPKSAAVGAPKVNTVRTRKRKADVAIFLPDPDEEVDEMTKKKHRESEVSCSLEVDCRNPRSWTSTPPQEEDQQGSLTSAGLFHYNFHNIFVTPVHCTPLPTLCWASKDVVWSNMLKKDKTYSRDIHMLEKHPHLEPKMRAILLDWLMEVSEVYKLHRETYHLAQDYFDRFMATQRNLFKSTLQLIGITCLFIAAKVEEMYPPKIHQFAYVTDEACTEDEILNMEIIIMKELNWSLSPQTPISWLNVYMQVAYLKDTEELLIPRYPQETFTQIAELLDLCMLDVRCLEFSNGILAASALFHFSSLELVENVSALKRVEVEECVRWMVPFAMVLREAGGSPMKTFTGIAADDMHNIQSHSSFLSLLTKAQSCHSVDLKHPSSCPVPSGVLTPPLSSEKTDELNGAEASGPTVRPRMYTPPLQTHLPE encoded by the exons ATGCGGGGACAACA GGAAGACAAGGAACCGAAGTCTGCCGCAGTCGGAGCTCCCAAAGTGAATACAGTACGAACGAGAAAGAGGAAGGCAGATGTTGCTATT TTTTTACCAGACCCGGATGAAGAGGTAGATGAgatgacaaagaaaaagcacCGTGAGTCTGAg GTGAGCTGCAGTCTTGAGGTGGATTGCAGAAATCCTCGCAGCTGGACCTCTACTCCGCCTCAGGAGGAGGACCAGCAGGGCTCCCTGACCAGTGCGGGCCTCTTTCACTACAACTTCCACAACATCTTTGTAACGCCGGTTCACTGCACTCCGCTCCCCACGCTGTG CTGGGCCAGTAAGGATGTGGTGTGGAGCAACATGCTGAAGAAGGACAAGACCTACTCCAGGGATATCCACATGCTGGAGAAGCATCCTCATCTGGAGCCCAAGATGAGGGCCATCCTGTTGGACTGGCTTATGGAG GTAAGCGAGGTGTACAAACTGCACAGAGAGACGTATCACCTCGCTCAGGACTACTTTGATCGCTTCATGGCCACACAGAGGAACCTCTTCAAATCCACACTGCAACTCATTGGCATTACGTGTCTTTTCATTGCTGCCAAAGTGGAG gagATGTATCCTCCAAAAATCCACCAGTTTGCCTACGTTACAGACGAAGCCTGCACAGAAGATGAGATTCTCAATATGGAGATCATTATCATGAAG GAGTTGAACTGGAGTCTCAGCCCACAGACTCCCATCTCCTGGCTCAACGTCTACATGCAGGTGGCCTACCTGAAGGACACCGAGGAGCTGCTGATCCCCAGATATCCTCAGGAGACCTTCACACAGATCGCTGAG TTGCTGGATCTGTGTATGCTTGATGTGAGGTGCCTCGAGTTTTCCAATGGCATCCTTGCTGCGTCTGCACTGTTTCACTTTTCCTCACTGGAGCTAGTGGAAAATGTCTCAG CTCTCAAgagggtggaggtggaggagtgTGTGAGGTGGATGGTCCCGTTTGCCATGGTGCTGCGAGAGGCCGGCGGCTCACCAATGAAAACCTTCACTGGGATCGCTGCAGACGACATgcacaacatccagagccactcGTCATTCCTTTCATTGCtg ACCAAGGCCCAGTCCTGCCACAGCGTGGACCTGAAGCATCCCAGCAGCTGTCCCGTTCCCTCTGGCGTCCTGACTCCGCCTCTGAGCAGTGAAAAAACTGACGAGCTTAATGGAGCCGAAGCTTCAGGACCCACAGTCAGGCCACGGATGTACACGCCTCCCCTCCAGACACATCTGCCAGAGTAG
- the ccne1 gene encoding G1/S-specific cyclin-E1 isoform X1, whose product MRGQQEDKEPKSAAVGAPKVNTVRTRKRKADVAIFLPDPDEEVDEMTKKKHRESEQVSCSLEVDCRNPRSWTSTPPQEEDQQGSLTSAGLFHYNFHNIFVTPVHCTPLPTLCWASKDVVWSNMLKKDKTYSRDIHMLEKHPHLEPKMRAILLDWLMEVSEVYKLHRETYHLAQDYFDRFMATQRNLFKSTLQLIGITCLFIAAKVEEMYPPKIHQFAYVTDEACTEDEILNMEIIIMKELNWSLSPQTPISWLNVYMQVAYLKDTEELLIPRYPQETFTQIAELLDLCMLDVRCLEFSNGILAASALFHFSSLELVENVSALKRVEVEECVRWMVPFAMVLREAGGSPMKTFTGIAADDMHNIQSHSSFLSLLTKAQSCHSVDLKHPSSCPVPSGVLTPPLSSEKTDELNGAEASGPTVRPRMYTPPLQTHLPE is encoded by the exons ATGCGGGGACAACA GGAAGACAAGGAACCGAAGTCTGCCGCAGTCGGAGCTCCCAAAGTGAATACAGTACGAACGAGAAAGAGGAAGGCAGATGTTGCTATT TTTTTACCAGACCCGGATGAAGAGGTAGATGAgatgacaaagaaaaagcacCGTGAGTCTGAg CAGGTGAGCTGCAGTCTTGAGGTGGATTGCAGAAATCCTCGCAGCTGGACCTCTACTCCGCCTCAGGAGGAGGACCAGCAGGGCTCCCTGACCAGTGCGGGCCTCTTTCACTACAACTTCCACAACATCTTTGTAACGCCGGTTCACTGCACTCCGCTCCCCACGCTGTG CTGGGCCAGTAAGGATGTGGTGTGGAGCAACATGCTGAAGAAGGACAAGACCTACTCCAGGGATATCCACATGCTGGAGAAGCATCCTCATCTGGAGCCCAAGATGAGGGCCATCCTGTTGGACTGGCTTATGGAG GTAAGCGAGGTGTACAAACTGCACAGAGAGACGTATCACCTCGCTCAGGACTACTTTGATCGCTTCATGGCCACACAGAGGAACCTCTTCAAATCCACACTGCAACTCATTGGCATTACGTGTCTTTTCATTGCTGCCAAAGTGGAG gagATGTATCCTCCAAAAATCCACCAGTTTGCCTACGTTACAGACGAAGCCTGCACAGAAGATGAGATTCTCAATATGGAGATCATTATCATGAAG GAGTTGAACTGGAGTCTCAGCCCACAGACTCCCATCTCCTGGCTCAACGTCTACATGCAGGTGGCCTACCTGAAGGACACCGAGGAGCTGCTGATCCCCAGATATCCTCAGGAGACCTTCACACAGATCGCTGAG TTGCTGGATCTGTGTATGCTTGATGTGAGGTGCCTCGAGTTTTCCAATGGCATCCTTGCTGCGTCTGCACTGTTTCACTTTTCCTCACTGGAGCTAGTGGAAAATGTCTCAG CTCTCAAgagggtggaggtggaggagtgTGTGAGGTGGATGGTCCCGTTTGCCATGGTGCTGCGAGAGGCCGGCGGCTCACCAATGAAAACCTTCACTGGGATCGCTGCAGACGACATgcacaacatccagagccactcGTCATTCCTTTCATTGCtg ACCAAGGCCCAGTCCTGCCACAGCGTGGACCTGAAGCATCCCAGCAGCTGTCCCGTTCCCTCTGGCGTCCTGACTCCGCCTCTGAGCAGTGAAAAAACTGACGAGCTTAATGGAGCCGAAGCTTCAGGACCCACAGTCAGGCCACGGATGTACACGCCTCCCCTCCAGACACATCTGCCAGAGTAG